aaattattttatctgactatgtcatgaatgaatgaaccaCTAAAGTTACTGATAGATCATGTATcttgtttcatttgtgtgtttttagtgttgttttccAGATAACATGCTCCATGTGTTATCTACCTGCACGTGAGTTTAATCAAAGAAAATCAGGTAATGAATGACCAAGGTAAAACACTATATAAGGCTGGGATTAACACAGAAACTACAACGTTTAGATGCACAGACTGACAGTCACAGAATGGAGATGACTATGTTtattccactgctgctgctgatctgctCTTTCTCCACGGCTCAGCTTCAAGAGGAGCCTGACAATGAAATTATTCCACATGGAAAACAGACTGAATCCAGAGGAGGAGAACCAACAAATGCCTCTCATCAACAACCAGCCTGTCCACAAGACATTCATGCTGTGCTGAGAGAGATGACTGCCTTGTTGGCTGAACAGAGGGTGGAGATCAGGCAgctacagagagaaaatgaaggtACAGTAGTATGTCAGGAAGTGAAGCACGAGACAGAAATATTATTTACATAGAATATGTGTAATCAtgcatttttcttaaattttctttttttagcacACAAGACTGAGGTGAACAACTTGAAGCAGGAGATCAGTCACTTACAGAGAGATAATGAAGGTATAGTAAGGGTATCAGGGAATGACATATGAGActgttgtaatttaaaaaaaacctttcttatTATATagtcccttcttcttcttcttgttttttttgggttttttttagcacaGACAGCAAAGCTGACGACTGAAGTGGACAACTTGAAGCAACAGCTACAAGGTGTGGAAATCATCATGACTGAACATTCCTGCTTAAAATTACtcagacacacatttttaattactgATAACTACTGAACCTGCAGGAACAGATGTCAAGTCACCATGGTTCTAgacatatagtatatatattgAACTAAGACTATGATTCAAAATTACAAATGAGAAACAATAAGGTCACTAAAAGCCAGTTTTCCTAAATGTATTTACAAAGGATTAAAATGAGTAACTGAATTTTTCTGGACAATATTTTATTAGAAAATATTCAGATATCAGTGGATAAATTGAAATTTAATGGAAACACTAATAGTGAAATACTATTTTTCAGCACATACAGCTGAACTGATCACCATTCAAGACAGAACAAATGTCACAGAAAACCAGGTGGAGACTctgaagagagatggagaaggtAAGACTCAAAACTAATTTATATGAAGAGTTTCAATGTAATCATATAAGATGTGCGCTGCAGCATGTTTACTTGCCAAAAGACACACGCTTAAGATTAAAGCAGTGAgtataatgtatatttgtatatgaaggTCACAGTAAGTATGTGTCCCAAACACACTTGTGCCCCATCATCGTTAATGTTGTTACTGTAGGATGAATCAGCTGGGGTAATCAgaaagtatgagtacctgtaacCTGAGGTGGCTCCAATGACTTCTTCAGTCTCTTTCGGTGGCGATGGTTCTCATGgcgctcagctgaaaagtaaatattacaAATGCGTTTTTATGCTGTTGAGTAAATTATAATCCATGAATGTAGTTGCGTCAGATAGTTGTTGGAAATTAGATCCACATAACCAAAGACATGTTAGgccatgtgtgaatgagatggtgtatgtaaatgagaatTGTTGAGTTGCTGTGGGATGAATTAGTTAGATAGGTAGGTATTGTATTAGCACGGTAATGCTAGCAGGTAGGTAAGAAAAGTGAAGCAGCacttatgtttatttgtatattaattgaaatatatgcatatataggcatgaaagggttaatcaaAAAGTATGAGCACCTGTAGCCTCAGGCGGCTCCGATCACCTCTGCTGTCTCATTCTGTGGCAATTGTCCTCACAGCGCACTGCTGAAAAGTcaagacagtttttaaaatgagataatGCATGATGACACACCGCTGGTTAATTAAGtcaatatatattgataatgggatttctgaaaaatgtttatataggcTATGACACACAGACTAAATGTTTATATAGTGGACCCAATGCATGAAAAGGTTAGGCTTTACATGCATAATCACATTGTGAAGTATGATCTAGttgctaatgaaaacagtcttatgttaaaacaaaaatctaagtAATAATTTCTATATCTTGGTAAGGATGGGTAATGatagaggaaaatgtgaataCTCATTACCTCAGAAAAATTGAATAGTTTATGCAAGTAttgtctgaaaaaatatattttcccttgTTTTAACCGGTGTAACACCAAAATCTGCGACCGTCAGAAATGGTGACCTGTGTTGCTGGCTCTCTGCTGAAGAAGTTGTTTATAAACCCAAAATTCACCTTAACCTCAGTGGAGACCTCACGTCCCACCCTAATCTAATAGAcagttgaaaaggaaatgtgttgattatcgatatatatactttatagatAAGTGATTGTTTACTTTGCAGCTTGGCTGTTTAGTGGTAACCAGCATGATTGCAGCCTCTCGTAAAAAAATGAAGATCAACAATAATTGTAATTCCAGCATTATCCAActaccaaaaaaatgttttatggtgtcatcctctcacatttatctgcacaAAGGCATTTTGGTGTAAAACAGGCAACTGCTAGTAAGGCGCCAgaagtgtgtctgtttgtgtgtgtgtgtgtgtgtgtgtgtgtgtgtgtgtgtgtgagagagtgagagtgtgtgtgtgtgtgtgtgtgtgtgtgtgtgtgtgtgtgtgtgtgtgtgtgtgtgtgtgtgtgtgtgtgtgtgtgtgtgtgtgtccacagcgCATTTATTTGTGGTAACGACTTAATCCACGGACCCTCAGTCTTAAACCAAAGTTTTTGTTAGGCGAGTTATTATTTAACTGAGGAACAAAAAGGATCTTAACCCTGAAACAAAGAGGAACATAATGCGTGAATTCATGTTGCTTTGAGTtcattttttgtcctttaaTTTAACATGTCTGCTTCTCTTTGCAACTATAGGTTTTATAAAGTGGACTCATATGTATTAATCATATTACAATAATATCAGCCggtattaaaatatgtttctctcACTCTCAGCCAAACAGGTggctttctctgcctctctgttggCTTCAGGTGAAGGACATGTTGGAccgtttaacacacacactcctctggTCTTCAGACACGTCGTCACAAACATTGGAAACGCCTACAACCCAAACACAGGTACTTGaattcacatattttaacaATCAATTTCACTTTTCATTACAACAGTTTATTCTCCTTTTatatcaaatgacaaaaaatgtcccACAGGGTTTTTCATTGCACCAGTGAGAGGAGCCTACCACTTTGAGTTCTACATAGGTGCAACTGGACATAATTCATATGCTTCAGGTGCTGTGTTGTTCAAGAATGgagaacatatttttattgcatatGAATATCAAACTAACGGTCATGGGACTTCTGCCAATGGTGCCACACTGCTTCTAGAGGTTggagatgttgtgtttttgcgTCTGTGGAGACACACAAGGATATTTGACAGTGAATATCACTTCAGCACCTTCAGTAGTCATCTGCTTTTCACcatgtgagaaagaaaagattgagaagagaaatgaaaagagattcgtgcatttttcatctgtttctgaATTTACCTCAAAATATACAGTGATAGACTGTGATGAGTCAAATTTCTTTCATGTCAATATTGGAGTGCAGTAATTCATGATAAAATTGTgatactgaaaaaaataaatcccttATTTCATATTgttaagaaataataaaacataattgtgtATCTTCAGCTGGATTCACATCAGTGACACCACTGTTATTCCTCTTTGTTCTTTGCTCCATCTCACTTTTACTGTCTGATTTCTTTACACCATGTTTTACTTTGTTCTATAGAAACATAGATGCTCATGTTAATGTGAAAGGAAAATTCCCTCTGTACCTTTGAAAGGGTATAGCTGTGTATTTTCTTACTTGTAAATATCTAAGTATGCAATGTCAACATCAGTAGTTGATGCATTTTAATTGTATATATCTTTCATGATTGTATTCtcttatattttaataaaataatacacatcaCTGCAGTACTATTTGTGGACTGTTGTGTAAACatttaatgtacttttttattGTGAGTATAGTAATGTATATAAAACTGACTGTGTTTAACTCAATAATGAGATTATAATGAACTCATTACAGTATTTAATATACACAGTAGTTACATTTTGATCTCAACTTTTATGACCATAAAGTTTCTGTAATATTTCACTAAGCTTCTTTATTTACATTCTGATCAGTGGGATTGAACACTAATCGCTTGCAGAGCTGCTCAACTTATTCACATTTGTTATTAGTAGCCGCCACAAGGCCAATAGTAACACTTTTATTCTCTAAATGTTTTGTACCCAAGTACTTACAGTTAGAAACCTTGCTCCAATTGTTGCACATTTCTAGATTATTTagtttattcatattttggaTATATAACACAACCATGGGGTCAGTTATAAAGCACCTATGAGACAGAACCTGATGCTTTGAATCAAATCTTTGACTGAAATGTGCCTTCTTTGATTTGATTAGTGGTTGTTGCTTGTGCCGATGGTTTTGGAagtttattcttttattgttttgaaaCTTAGCTGTTGAATGCAACTGGTCTGGTAGGCTGTTATTAATACTTCCCTCTGTGATAT
The Scomber scombrus chromosome 8, fScoSco1.1, whole genome shotgun sequence DNA segment above includes these coding regions:
- the LOC133985250 gene encoding complement C1q-like protein 2: MEMTMFIPLLLLICSFSTAQLQEEPDNEIIPHGKQTESRGGEPTNASHQQPACPQDIHAVLREMTALLAEQRVEIRQLQRENEGTVNNLKQEISHLQRDNEAQTAKLTTEVDNLKQQLQAKQVAFSASLLASGEGHVGPFNTHTPLVFRHVVTNIGNAYNPNTGFFIAPVRGAYHFEFYIGATGHNSYASGAVLFKNGEHIFIAYEYQTNGHGTSANGATLLLEVGDVVFLRLWRHTRIFDSEYHFSTFSSHLLFTM